The nucleotide sequence AAGCAGAGGGTAAAGGATCCCTTCATGTCACTGGCCAACTTGGTGATGTTATGAAAGAAAGTACCCAAATTGCACATACTGTTGCCAGAGCTATATTGCTCGATAAAGAGCCTGATAGCACTTTCTTTGCAAATTCCAAGCTTCATCTCCATGTTCCTGCTGGGGCCACACCAAAGGATGGTCCTAGTGCTGGTTGCACCATGATCACATCCATGCTGTCCGTTGCCATGAAGAAGCCTATCAGGAGGGATTTAGCAATGACAGGAGAAGTAACACTAACTGGGAGGATCCTTCCAATAGGCGGGGTATGTTaatcaactctctctctctctctctctcatacatACATAGAAGTAACAAACTGTAAAAAATCTCGACAAACAAGCATTAAATCAGATTTTGGTcgatgctctctctctctctctctctcacacacacacacacacacccacacacacacactcacccaCTCGCATTCACACACCTATATAGTTCTTATGAATTAAGTTACgggatttctttttattttctgtatGCTTCAGGGAGGTGTACTCTTGGTTACCTcatgatgaattttcaagcaaCATGCTTGCGTTTTTTCAGTGTTTTGTGttcttaaatttcatttttgtaaaCAATTTAGGTAAAGGAGAAAACGATAGCAGCAAGGAGGAGCGAAGTGAAGACCATCATATTCCCTGCAGCGAACAGGAGGGATTTCGACGAGCTTGCGCCTAATGTAAAAGAAGGTCTTGATGTTCACTTTGTAGATGACTACAGTCAGATATTCAATTTGGCTTTCAGTGATGACCagaattaggaaaaaaaaataatccgTTCTTCCTCACTAATTAAATCTGGATGCTTTTTCTTGTAGTCCTTGAGACTAGTGGTAAGCTTTTGTCCTCCACTAGTCTTTGCTTCTCTTCTGCTTTGTTTGTAGTTTCTCACTATTTGTTCTCCGTTTTCTCTTCAATTTCGCAACGATTATATTGAAATCCTTCACTTCAATTGTTTGacacaaattcaaaactaataCATATGTCTTGGATCTCCTAAAAACCTTTATTTGATTTTCAGACGACAAAGGTTTCCAATTTTCCAATCCAATATTTTTCAATcgatttttctttccatttccggGATAATCGGAGTTTTTTGCTACTATTTTTTTCCATGCCTCCTTGATTTcaagtctttttctttgtcaccAGTCACCACCAGCGTGGGATGGAGATGGATGCCATACCAAAAGCATTGAAATAGTGAAATTTGCAGATTTTGGTAAACCTCTCACGGTCCCATGGTGCTAAGATGCAACCAATTACGGTAATTAATTTGCATATTTTGGGGAAGAGATTTAttgtggtggaaatggaattgATATCCTTGGTGTTGGTGAGTGTGTAGCGGTTCCATCCGTGTAGGCATCCAACCTAAAGAGCCTGAGAGTGACGGCAACTTGAGAGGAAAAAGGCATTGGATGACGAAGTAATCACAAACAAAATGGAAGTCAATTTTGATGTATGGTGGTCAAGATAACAAAAATACTATATCGGTATTGAAGGATAGCTTGAACTCTGAATGCAATctattgtatatatattttttattacaagCGATATTTTTATTCAAAAGTACTTTAAAGGAAAGGGGTAGAGTTTGAACGCCAGATGCAATTGGTTGAATAGTAAGGCTTTAACTATCGTGCCAACCCATACTTACAATATAAAATTCTTGTTCAAATGGAATGATTGTAAAGCTAAGGAGATGGGTGAGTTTGAATTCAGGACGCAATGCGTTTAGAGAGCAATCCACCACTTGAATATTTTAAGAATGATTCcactaaaaaatatattggcACTATAGCGGGAAAACGGTCATTTTTAACATTTCCATTCTAATCAATTTCTTATCAAATTCCATgtacctaaaccctaaaccctcaatgGCATGGATTTTCTAGTTtggatgagttttttttttccgtttgaGTTTTGTCATTTTTGGGATCATTGTTTTTGTTGCCTTATTAGACTTGGTGCCTTAGTTGTATTGTTGGAACTTAGGAGTTTTCTAGcgaaatttgatattttgataaataaaaattaaatgctAAAGAAAAATATTCATGTTCTATAGTGTATTAAACATGATTCCACAGATATAAATTGAATCTTGAACACCCCAATTTCATTATCAAtcaaattgtaatttttaatgCTTTAAATATACATATTTTCTTATTACAAGCGATTTAGTATTCTAAgctataataaagaaaaaatgagTGTCTAAGCTCGAGACACAGGTGTCATTTAATATTACAGTTTCGTGatatttttgtgcatttataaaTGAGAGATACTAAATTTGATTCTCATTAATGATGTATTTTAACCAAATTATTACGACAAACCAATTGCATAATTTAGCGTAATTTTCTCacttttttaatgtaaatatatatcgttatattaaaaaaaaccaaaacactcaattataaaaaaatgttttactCACCAGAGTAATCCAGTATTTGTTTCCACCGTTTTGATTTTGCTGGAAGATAGTTAACATGAAAATGCATgtaagacaaaaagaaaaaggaaagcagTGAAAAGGTCGGTGGGTTTTCTTTTTCGGTTTGTTGGAGTGAAAAGGACGGAAGTCGTGGACTTCATCAATTACATTGGATAtacgaccaaaaaaaaaaaaaaaaaaaaaaccataataaTTAGATATTATAAAAAGagaattattttttacatttaaaatttttattttgcatttttaaattttatataaataaaaaaatatatttttaaagaatataaaataaaatttttaaggAACTAATAACGGttctttgaaaattttaaataaagaaaaaccaaataTAAGGGGCCACTCACAGTTGTACAGAAAAAGACAGAAAAGAAGGAGCCGGAACCTCAATACCCAGTCTGTCAAATCGACAAAATCCCCATACTTTTATCTCTCCTCTGATCCAAAACTCcaatctctctcctcctccttctccaccTCCGCCCACGCCAaggtctctctctcctctctctctctctctctaaatatatatatatatatatatatctctgtaTTGTAGGAGTTTTATACTTTAACTACTGGAAACGACTGTTACATTTGTTTACTTGTTCAATCtttcatttgtgttttttttgttcTGTTGGGGTTGTGGGTTTTCTGTTTTGTTGTCAAAGGAATGAACTTTGTAGTTGGTTTTATCAATCCTATCCTATGTATGTACATTGTATGTCTGAATTCCTTTGTTCTGGTTTTTACTCATTACAGTGTGATCAAGGTTTTTTTAAACATGAAATTTTGTAAAGTTTGGAGATTGAGTGTGCTGATCTGTGAAATTTTTGTAaagtcgtttttttttttttttttcttgattttttggtaACCAATTCACATTGGTCTGCAAACACTCGATAGCAGTTTTGTAAGTGTTGAATTTTGGGGGAATAGAGAGCATTTGGGTGGGTTTCAATAGAAACTCCCCTTGCAGTATGAATTATGATGGGGTTGTAAATTATGAGTTGTTGCAGTTCATAATATTGTCTGGGTCAATTTTATTGAaaagttctgtgtaattccaTTATATTTTACTTATTTAAGTGGAATTGCTGATCGTAGGTATCTCGAAAAACTTTTGTGGAAGTTGGATAAGATCACTGAAGGGTTTAATGCTGCTATTACATTGTGTTCTGCacagctgaatttgaaacttttAATTTAAGCTGTGATGGAATACGAGAATTTCTGCGTTTGGGAAGTTTGAGATTGTTTTTCATTTGTAATAAATAATGATTGGGAGGAAGAACATGGGACGAGCTTCACCATTACTTCTCGTTCTTTTGGCTCTTGGGTTTTCCTTTGCTACTTATAATTTGTTAACTATGATAATTCATCATAGATCGGTTGGGAAGTGGGTAGGTGATAATACGAATAGTGGGTTACTGTCTGACCCGATTGTTGAGATGCCGGCGAATGTGAAGAAGTTCAAGAATACCAAGGCACCATTCCATGTTGCCTTAACGGCCACTGATGCCCCTTATAGCAAATGGCAGTGTCGCATTATGTACTATTGgtataagaagaagaaggactTGCCTGGATCAGATATGGGAGGATTTACTCGAATTTTGCATTCAGGAAATCCTGACAATTTGATGGATGAGATTCCAACTTTGGTGGTTGATCCTCTTCCTGCAGGCCTTGATCGGGTTAGGCTTCCAGCACAGTCATTTATTTGTTGTATTGTCTTTGTGTATTTCATTCATCCTTTCTTTACTAACTTTTAGTTGGGACGTCTTATTTTCGCCTCAAGTGGTACCTTCGATACACCAATTGAATGTGATTGTTTCTATTTGCACcattttatgttttaatctAAAGTCAAAATAAGGGGTCTTGGCAATATTAGTAATGTATTGGGAGTTATACAAGAGTTTActgaaaataaaagagaataaAGGAAAAGAgtcataaacaaaaagaaagtaaagaaaaagcAAAGGACGATGCCATTTTTTTGTGCTGAAGCTAAGAATGGTTTTGAGTGGACGAGAAGCTTTGCATCTTGGTGAAGAATAAAGTTTGTTGAATTTCAGGGTCCATGCTGATCCACTGTATCACCATTCTCAATGATTTTCTGCTCATTGGATGACACCTGATAGTTGTAAATCCAAGTTTTGAATCTAATGAGTAGATCCTTTGTGTAGAGTTACTGATATTTTTGTTGCTCTTATGCAATATTTTCAGAAAAAgtcatttttttaactttttggatattttctttactttttggGTTTAACTTTTAAGTTGATTCATGTGTAAAACTTAGACCTTGCAAGGCAATAGTTGAAGATTATTTTTCAATAACCTTTATATGAACAATAAAGAGCGTGATTGCAAATTTTGTATACAGGGGTACATTGTCTTAAATAGACCATGGGCTTTTGTGCAATGGCTGGAAAAGGCTACAATTGAGGAAGAGTGAGCTTCTGCATATTTGATGACCTtgagttttcttattttttgttttttacttgaGATCAAATTCTTTGAATTCTGTTGTTGCAGATATATTTTGATGGCGGAGCCCGATCACATTTTTATAAACCCTCTTCCCAATTTGGCACATGGAGGATATCCAGCTGCGTACCCATTTTTCTACATTAAACCTTCTCAGAATGAGAAGATCATAAGAAAGTTTTATCCTGAGGAGAATGGTCCGGTCACGAATATTGATCCAATTGGAAATTCTCCTGTAATTATTAAGAAGGTAATAGCTTGTGGTAAACTGTTATTTCCTTCGCTGTGTCTAGCATTTGTGATGGTCCTTCTTATGTTTGAGAGATTTAAAGAGTGCTGTTATTGTCACTCCAGAAAAGTCATCTTGCATTCCTCCCAAGTGTGTTTTCTCTTGTATTTATATGTTTGGAGTGCAGAATGACTTTTTCCGAGTGCTAATAGCAGCACCCtatttaaaatgttgatgtttCCTTGTATAATTTCCCATTTTCATAGATGACTCCTGGAACTTTAACGAGTAAATGTAATTATTCAGGATTTGCTGGAAAAGATTGCTCCTACATGGATGAATGTTTCTTTGAGGATGAAAGAAGACACGGAGACGGATAAAGCTTTTGGATGGGTGCTAGAAATGTAAGTTTGACTGTGACTTCAGTTTTCGACTAAGTTGAGTTCTAGCAACTAGAGATGCCAGCTTTGACATATCCTTGTGTCTTATTTTCTTTGATGAACTAAGGTATGCTTATGCTGTGGCATCTGCTTTGCATGGTGTGCAGCATGTTCTTCGGAAAGACTTCATGCTGCAGGTTTGGCATCTAACCTTTAGAAGCTCTTCATATCAAAATTGATTTGCATTTTGAGTTCTTTGTTAGGTTCAGTAAACAACACTAAATGTGAATACGTTGTGATTAACAATGTTCTATTGTCTTTAAATTTTCAGCCCCCGTGGGATTTGGAACTTCGCAAAAAGTTTATTATTCATTATACTTACGGATGTGACTACAACTTAAAGGTATGTATGGCCCTTCCCCTCTATGCGTATTCCTGTTATGTCCCTTTCCCCTTTTGCCCATTATAGTTCCATAGTTACCTGAGGTTTCTAACTGTTTAGGGTGAGCTGACATATGGCAAAATCGGGGAATGGAGATTTGACAAGAGATCATATCTCCGTGGACCCCCACCAAGAAACCTTCCCTTGCCTCCTCGTGGGGTTCCTGAGAGTGTGGTATGTCTTTGAATTGTTGTTATTATTGCAATTGCATGTTCTGTTTTTTATGGTATTTCGTGTgccttaatttttttgtttctgtacTAGTTCTCTTCATTTGTGTAAGAAAGTATCTAGCATTCTGTGTCTTTGATTGTTGTTCCCAGATTGTAGTTTGTTTAGTTGTTGGGAGTCTAATTACTGGAATTGGCACAAGTTTTTCTACATTTACTTGTCACCCCAGAAAAGTCCTGTCCTTGAAAAAAAGAGTAGAAATGTCTGAAATAATCTTGAAGGGGGTGTGGGGAGCTAAAAGGTCTGAGACTTgcacatgacttattttggatggaaaacTGAACGGAGTTAgggtgagatgacaaattaatgattttgaaaagttgATATGACAAATCCCTTAAAGTTTTAGTTTATATGGCAAATTGAAAAAGGTGTataagttcatatgacattttaaaaatttccctttatttgttgttttaaatatttgtcATCTCGGTAATGAATCACGGATGTAGTCTGAAAAGGAAGAAATTCCCGATCAGACATTCATAGCCTTAAATCAGAATGAAGAGTACCTCTGCCCCACTGAGTTGTGAATATTGAGCGGAAAGCCAACAATGAAGTTGATAGGTAGAGGTAAAAGTCGCAGTAAGGTGAACTGGAGACAAGGGAAGGGGAGGGCTGGGGTCTGTCACAGACACACTTAGGATAGTCAGGCCATGGCTTGTGTTGATGATGATCAGCCTGACCGACTAATTGCATATAGTCGTGGTGACCTCTAACAAACTATGTTTACTTTTTCACTTCCAAATTCGGATTGTTTAGAATTGAAGTTTCCATATAGTTTGTCATATTTAGtgaataaatttattttaaatatcttCTCTCCTGCCACCCCCCACCCCCTCTCTTCCCCACCCTCCCTCTATCGCTCTCTGACTTACATGCTCATTGTGTGCAGGTCACCCTTGTAAAGATGGTGAATGAAGCTACGGCTAACATTCCTAATTGGGACACAAAATAGGTCAGCTGCGTTCAAGATGCTAAAACGTTATGATACAACTGATGTTTAGAGAATGAACAATCTGGTTCAAGGGTAGGCTCGTAGAAATAGTAATATACACAAATCTCAGATCGTAAATGGAAATAATAAGGTTCCAATTTCTCGAATGTACATCTGGGTTGCGCATGGATTATATGGAGTTGTGGATTATATGGAGTTGATTATATGGAATCAGTTTTGGAGTAACACAGGTCTTCTTTCAATCTTGTTGaaattctgttttatttttcgGAATTGAAACGAATTTTGTCTTTGTTAATTACTTGTTAATGCAACAACTAGATGGGTTGATTAATTTGATGGAAATTTAACAACTGAAACAAAACTGAAcattttcaaccaaaaatgAAGTGCGACTGATGTAGTTATTTGCAGACTGTTCAAACCAAATTAGAGTTCCTAGAcctttttttgtgtttatggCCTCAGGCCTCAACTTGCTCTCGGCCGGCCTTGCGTTTATGCTTGTTTTCTTTAGGAAGTTGAGGCCGTGAAACTCTTGATCAGCCTGCCCGGAAGTCAAATCCGGCCGGATTTAGTTCTGCCACcaacaatttatgaaattatcgAGGCCTGCCACTGCTCATTTTACAAATTAAGGGCTAAAGCaatggttttttgttttgtttttaaaggaTGCTGCCACGTCCTATTCTAAAACAGTTCTCTACATCCCTCATTTACTCCTCGGCATCTTGTTCGTCCAAATAAAAGGGGCCCTGTTGCACTACAAGAATGGATGTGCACGCCAAAAAACTCGAAGATACTGGTGCATCTCCGACAATTCCCAGTTCATCG is from Pyrus communis chromosome 10, drPyrComm1.1, whole genome shotgun sequence and encodes:
- the LOC137747690 gene encoding hydroxyproline O-arabinosyltransferase RDN2-like; its protein translation is MIGRKNMGRASPLLLVLLALGFSFATYNLLTMIIHHRSVGKWVGDNTNSGLLSDPIVEMPANVKKFKNTKAPFHVALTATDAPYSKWQCRIMYYWYKKKKDLPGSDMGGFTRILHSGNPDNLMDEIPTLVVDPLPAGLDRGYIVLNRPWAFVQWLEKATIEEEYILMAEPDHIFINPLPNLAHGGYPAAYPFFYIKPSQNEKIIRKFYPEENGPVTNIDPIGNSPVIIKKDLLEKIAPTWMNVSLRMKEDTETDKAFGWVLEMYAYAVASALHGVQHVLRKDFMLQPPWDLELRKKFIIHYTYGCDYNLKGELTYGKIGEWRFDKRSYLRGPPPRNLPLPPRGVPESVVTLVKMVNEATANIPNWDTK